A segment of the Halovivax limisalsi genome:
GCGACCTGCAGAGCGGCGCTCTGGATCTCCAGGTCCTCGCGTTTGTCGCCGCCTTCGGCGTGGCCGGCCGCGAGCGCGTCGATCAGTCGCTCGGCGAGGGATCGATCCTCGTCACGCTGTTCCTCGTAGGTCTCGGCCACGGCCTCGATCACCGACTCGCCGGTGAGGAGGTTGCCGGCGACGGTGTACCGATCCCCCGCGAGGTGGCCGTACCACGGGCTACAGTCGTCGCCGGAGAAGACGAAGGTGGACTCGTCGTCGACGCCGTGGAGCTGGCGCTGTGGGGCGCCGTCGTCCGCGGCGAGCAACGCGGGGAGCGCGTCGTCGACGGCGAGGCCGTCGTCGAGGTAGGCGATGCCCTCCCGGCCGAGGTCGACGTTGACCAGGCTCTGGGTCGCGATCGCGCCGTTCTCGCTGACGAACGGGCAGAGGGTGCCGACGGCCGGGAGTCGGGTCGTGACCGCCACGCCGAACCGATCCTGCGTCGTCCCATCCTCGTCCTCGTAGGATTCGTGGACGCAGATGCTGAATGTCATGGGTGAGCACAGAACGGTAGCGGGCATAAATGTGGGTTTCGGGGCGATCGGTGCGCGAGGCGGGACAAGCGCGGGAACAACCGCTGGCAGCCCGTTTCACCCGAGATGTTAAGCCCATTCGAGTAGTAGTGTATTGTATGGACTATACCACACAAACTTCCGTCCGGGCCGACTTCGACGACGTGGTCGAGACGACGATCGGGGCGCTCGAAGACGAGGAGTTCGGCGTTCTCAGCGATATCGACCTCCGGGCGACGTTCGCGGCGAAGCTCGACGAGGACTTCCGTCAGTACAGGATCCTCGGGGCCTGCAACCC
Coding sequences within it:
- a CDS encoding DUF1028 domain-containing protein, with the translated sequence MTFSICVHESYEDEDGTTQDRFGVAVTTRLPAVGTLCPFVSENGAIATQSLVNVDLGREGIAYLDDGLAVDDALPALLAADDGAPQRQLHGVDDESTFVFSGDDCSPWYGHLAGDRYTVAGNLLTGESVIEAVAETYEEQRDEDRSLAERLIDALAAGHAEGGDKREDLEIQSAALQVADTADYAFFPSYNDLRVDASDRPVADLRETYDLAVEGYEELMDRYAAAYEADSLEESAT